From Etheostoma cragini isolate CJK2018 chromosome 17, CSU_Ecrag_1.0, whole genome shotgun sequence, one genomic window encodes:
- the fam160b1 gene encoding protein FAM160B1 isoform X2 — protein MFSKFTSILQHAVEALAPSLPLQEDFVYHWKAITHYYIETSDDKAPVTDTNIPSHLEQMLDILTQEEEERESGETGPCMEYLLHHKILETLYTLGKADCPPGMKQQVLTFYTKLLAHIRQPLLPHINVHRPVQKLIRLCGEVLAAPTENEEIQFLCIVCSKLKQDPYLVDFFLENKSKRPDTKTSGGTEVVKDNVLAPDTGQPWAEEQAEHPEQPQAAAAASTSSSSNHNNGNNYNLVTSLLNLTKSPDGRIVVKACEGLMLLVSLPEPAAAKCLTENTELCELLTDRLVSFYKALPQSMDPLDIETVESVNWGLDVYNLKEDAAVFTGKRALISFLSWLDYCDQLIKEAQKSAAAVMAKAVREKFFVSVMEPQLMQTSEVGILTSTALLNRIIRQVTSEALMQEMIYFLLGEEREPETQATMAQNPLRHRLIEHCDHLSDEISIMTLRLFEQLIQKPNQHILQSLLLRSLEERNYLENKPQEEREPLENGQPHDAVDLEEDPLFGDDLSPDSRLSGSDWLSSSPPQSPDHSKCDGKTEVHKIVNSFLCLVPDEAKSSYHVEGTGYDTYLRDAHRQFRDYCGVCQRWDWRGNPKPLEKCNLDSPFFEGHFLKVLFDRMGRILDQPYDVNLQVTAVLSKLSMFPHPHLHEYLLDPYINLAPGCRSLFSVIVRVVGDLMLRIQRIPDFTPKLLLVRKRLLGLEPEGINIDHMTLLEGVIVLEEFCKELAAIAFVKYHAAAASSP, from the exons ATGTTCTCCAAATTTACGTCAATTCTTCAGCACGCTGTGGAAGCG CTTGCCCCATCGTTGCCCTTGCAGGAGGACTTTGTCTATCACTGGAAGGCCATTACACATTATTACATTGAGACTTCTG ATGACAAAGCTCCAGTCACGGACACCAATATCCCATCCCACCTGGAACAGATGCTGGACATCCTGACccaagaggaagaggaaagagagtcTGGAGAGACCGGACCCTGCATGGAGTATCTCCTACATCATAAGATCCTGGAGACTCTCTACACCTTGGGCAAGGCAGAT TGTCCTCCAGGGATGAAGCAGCAGGTTCTTACCTTCTACACAAAGCTGCTAGCACACATTCGTCAACCTCTCCTGCCACACATCAATGTCCACAGACCTGTACAG AAACTCATCCGTCTGTGTGGGGAGGTATTGGCTGCTCCCACAGAAAATGAAGAGATTCAGTTCCTTTGTATAGTCTGTTCCAAACTGAAGCAGGACCCATACCTTGTTGACTTCTTCCTTGAG AACAAGTCTAAGAGACCTGATACAAAGACTTCTGGAGGGACGGAGGTGGTGAAGGACAATGTGTTGGCTCCAGACACTGGTCAGCCTTGGGCAGAGGAACAGGCTGAGCACCCAGAGCAGCCtcaggctgcagctgctgcctcGACCTCTTCAAGCAGTAACCATAATAACGGCAACAATTACAATCTTGTCACATCACTGCTTAACCTCACAAAGAGCCCT GATGGCAGGATAGTGGTGAAGGCCTGTGAGGGCCTGATGCTGCTGGTCAGTTTACCCGAGCCTGCGGCTGCTAAGTGTTTAACTGAAAACACTGAGCTCTGTGAGctcctgactgacaggctggTCTCCTTTTATAAAGCCCTGCCACAGTCCATGGACCCCTTGGACATTGAGACAGTGGAGTCAGTCAACTGGGG tcTGGATGTGTATAACCTGAAGGAGGATGCTGCTGTCTTCACAGGGAAGAGGGCTCTCATCTCCTTCCTGTCGTGGCTAGATTACTGTGACCAACTCATCAAGGAGGCTCAGAAG TCAGCGGCGGCAGTTATGGCAAAAGCTGTGAGAGAAAAATTCTTTGTGTCTGTTATGGAACCACAGCTCATGCAGAC GTCCGAGGTGGGCATCCTCACCTCCACTGCCCTGCTGAACAGGATCATCAGGCAGGTGACGTCGGAGGCTTTAATGCAGGAGATGATTTACTTCTTgctgggagaggagagggagccAGAGACTCAAGCCACTATGGCTCAGAATCCACTCAGACACAGACTCATTGAGCACTGCGACCACCTGTCAGATGAG ATTAGCATCATGACGCTGAGGCTGTTTGAGCAGCTGATCCAGAAGCCCAACCAGCACATCCTCCAAAGCTTGTTGCTGCGTAGCCTGGAAGAGAGGAACTACCTGGAGAACAAACCACAGGAGGAGCGGGAGCCCTTGGAGAACGGGCAGCCCCATGATGCTGT AGACCTTGAGGAGGATCCACTGTTTGGGGATGACCTCTCTCCAGACAGCCGGCTGTCTGGTTCGGATTGGCTCAGCTCCTCACCCCCACAGAGTCCTGACCACTCAAAGTGTGACGGGAAGACAGAGGTCCACAAAATTGTCAACAG TTTCCTGTGTTTGGTGCCGGATGAGGCAAAGTCATCTTATCATGTTGAAGGCACAGGCTATGACACCTACCTCAGAGATGCCCACAGACAG TTCAGGGACTATTGTGGGGTCTGCCAGCGGTGGGACTGGAGGGGAAATCCAAAGCCGCTGGAGAAGTGTAACTTGGACAGCCCGTTCTTCGAGGGCCACTTCCTCAAGGTCCTCTTCGACAGGATGGGCCGCATCCTAGATCAG cCGTACGATGTCAACCTGCAGGTGACCGCTGTGCTGTCCAAGCTGTCTATGTTTCCACACCCCCACCTGCACGAGTACCTGCTGGACCCTTACATCAACCTGGCCCCTGGCTGCAGGTCTCTGTTCTCCGTCATCGTCCGG GTGGTGGGAGATCTCATGCTGAGGATTCAGCGCATTCCAGACTTCACACCCAAACTGCTGCTTGTGAGGAAGAGACTATTGGGTCTGGAGCCGGAGGGCATCAA CATCGATCACATGACTCTGCTGGAGGGAGTGATCGTACTGGAGGAGTTCTGCAAAGAGCTGGCAGCCATCGCCTTCGTCAAATACCACGCGGCTGCCGCCTCCTCACCGTAA
- the fam160b1 gene encoding protein FAM160B1 isoform X3 — protein MKQQVLTFYTKLLAHIRQPLLPHINVHRPVQKLIRLCGEVLAAPTENEEIQFLCIVCSKLKQDPYLVDFFLENKSKRPDTKTSGGTEVVKDNVLAPDTGQPWAEEQAEHPEQPQAAAAASTSSSSNHNNGNNYNLVTSLLNLTKSPDGRIVVKACEGLMLLVSLPEPAAAKCLTENTELCELLTDRLVSFYKALPQSMDPLDIETVESVNWGLDVYNLKEDAAVFTGKRALISFLSWLDYCDQLIKEAQKSAAAVMAKAVREKFFVSVMEPQLMQTSEVGILTSTALLNRIIRQVTSEALMQEMIYFLLGEEREPETQATMAQNPLRHRLIEHCDHLSDEISIMTLRLFEQLIQKPNQHILQSLLLRSLEERNYLENKPQEEREPLENGQPHDAVDLEEDPLFGDDLSPDSRLSGSDWLSSSPPQSPDHSKCDGKTEVHKIVNSFLCLVPDEAKSSYHVEGTGYDTYLRDAHRQFRDYCGVCQRWDWRGNPKPLEKCNLDSPFFEGHFLKVLFDRMGRILDQPYDVNLQVTAVLSKLSMFPHPHLHEYLLDPYINLAPGCRSLFSVIVRVVGDLMLRIQRIPDFTPKLLLVRKRLLGLEPEGINIDHMTLLEGVIVLEEFCKELAAIAFVKYHAAAASSP, from the exons ATGAAGCAGCAGGTTCTTACCTTCTACACAAAGCTGCTAGCACACATTCGTCAACCTCTCCTGCCACACATCAATGTCCACAGACCTGTACAG AAACTCATCCGTCTGTGTGGGGAGGTATTGGCTGCTCCCACAGAAAATGAAGAGATTCAGTTCCTTTGTATAGTCTGTTCCAAACTGAAGCAGGACCCATACCTTGTTGACTTCTTCCTTGAG AACAAGTCTAAGAGACCTGATACAAAGACTTCTGGAGGGACGGAGGTGGTGAAGGACAATGTGTTGGCTCCAGACACTGGTCAGCCTTGGGCAGAGGAACAGGCTGAGCACCCAGAGCAGCCtcaggctgcagctgctgcctcGACCTCTTCAAGCAGTAACCATAATAACGGCAACAATTACAATCTTGTCACATCACTGCTTAACCTCACAAAGAGCCCT GATGGCAGGATAGTGGTGAAGGCCTGTGAGGGCCTGATGCTGCTGGTCAGTTTACCCGAGCCTGCGGCTGCTAAGTGTTTAACTGAAAACACTGAGCTCTGTGAGctcctgactgacaggctggTCTCCTTTTATAAAGCCCTGCCACAGTCCATGGACCCCTTGGACATTGAGACAGTGGAGTCAGTCAACTGGGG tcTGGATGTGTATAACCTGAAGGAGGATGCTGCTGTCTTCACAGGGAAGAGGGCTCTCATCTCCTTCCTGTCGTGGCTAGATTACTGTGACCAACTCATCAAGGAGGCTCAGAAG TCAGCGGCGGCAGTTATGGCAAAAGCTGTGAGAGAAAAATTCTTTGTGTCTGTTATGGAACCACAGCTCATGCAGAC GTCCGAGGTGGGCATCCTCACCTCCACTGCCCTGCTGAACAGGATCATCAGGCAGGTGACGTCGGAGGCTTTAATGCAGGAGATGATTTACTTCTTgctgggagaggagagggagccAGAGACTCAAGCCACTATGGCTCAGAATCCACTCAGACACAGACTCATTGAGCACTGCGACCACCTGTCAGATGAG ATTAGCATCATGACGCTGAGGCTGTTTGAGCAGCTGATCCAGAAGCCCAACCAGCACATCCTCCAAAGCTTGTTGCTGCGTAGCCTGGAAGAGAGGAACTACCTGGAGAACAAACCACAGGAGGAGCGGGAGCCCTTGGAGAACGGGCAGCCCCATGATGCTGT AGACCTTGAGGAGGATCCACTGTTTGGGGATGACCTCTCTCCAGACAGCCGGCTGTCTGGTTCGGATTGGCTCAGCTCCTCACCCCCACAGAGTCCTGACCACTCAAAGTGTGACGGGAAGACAGAGGTCCACAAAATTGTCAACAG TTTCCTGTGTTTGGTGCCGGATGAGGCAAAGTCATCTTATCATGTTGAAGGCACAGGCTATGACACCTACCTCAGAGATGCCCACAGACAG TTCAGGGACTATTGTGGGGTCTGCCAGCGGTGGGACTGGAGGGGAAATCCAAAGCCGCTGGAGAAGTGTAACTTGGACAGCCCGTTCTTCGAGGGCCACTTCCTCAAGGTCCTCTTCGACAGGATGGGCCGCATCCTAGATCAG cCGTACGATGTCAACCTGCAGGTGACCGCTGTGCTGTCCAAGCTGTCTATGTTTCCACACCCCCACCTGCACGAGTACCTGCTGGACCCTTACATCAACCTGGCCCCTGGCTGCAGGTCTCTGTTCTCCGTCATCGTCCGG GTGGTGGGAGATCTCATGCTGAGGATTCAGCGCATTCCAGACTTCACACCCAAACTGCTGCTTGTGAGGAAGAGACTATTGGGTCTGGAGCCGGAGGGCATCAA CATCGATCACATGACTCTGCTGGAGGGAGTGATCGTACTGGAGGAGTTCTGCAAAGAGCTGGCAGCCATCGCCTTCGTCAAATACCACGCGGCTGCCGCCTCCTCACCGTAA
- the fam160b1 gene encoding protein FAM160B1 isoform X1 gives MPGSLYETSNLDRGGNNRKKKIEEFSRSSREKLVQSKNKMFSKFTSILQHAVEALAPSLPLQEDFVYHWKAITHYYIETSDDKAPVTDTNIPSHLEQMLDILTQEEEERESGETGPCMEYLLHHKILETLYTLGKADCPPGMKQQVLTFYTKLLAHIRQPLLPHINVHRPVQKLIRLCGEVLAAPTENEEIQFLCIVCSKLKQDPYLVDFFLENKSKRPDTKTSGGTEVVKDNVLAPDTGQPWAEEQAEHPEQPQAAAAASTSSSSNHNNGNNYNLVTSLLNLTKSPDGRIVVKACEGLMLLVSLPEPAAAKCLTENTELCELLTDRLVSFYKALPQSMDPLDIETVESVNWGLDVYNLKEDAAVFTGKRALISFLSWLDYCDQLIKEAQKSAAAVMAKAVREKFFVSVMEPQLMQTSEVGILTSTALLNRIIRQVTSEALMQEMIYFLLGEEREPETQATMAQNPLRHRLIEHCDHLSDEISIMTLRLFEQLIQKPNQHILQSLLLRSLEERNYLENKPQEEREPLENGQPHDAVDLEEDPLFGDDLSPDSRLSGSDWLSSSPPQSPDHSKCDGKTEVHKIVNSFLCLVPDEAKSSYHVEGTGYDTYLRDAHRQFRDYCGVCQRWDWRGNPKPLEKCNLDSPFFEGHFLKVLFDRMGRILDQPYDVNLQVTAVLSKLSMFPHPHLHEYLLDPYINLAPGCRSLFSVIVRVVGDLMLRIQRIPDFTPKLLLVRKRLLGLEPEGINIDHMTLLEGVIVLEEFCKELAAIAFVKYHAAAASSP, from the exons ATGCCCG GGTCATTATATGAAACCTCCAATCTGGATCGAGGCGGTaacaacaggaagaagaaaatagaGGAATTCTCTAGGTCTTCTCGGGAGAAACTTGTCCAGTCGAAGAACAAAATGTTCTCCAAATTTACGTCAATTCTTCAGCACGCTGTGGAAGCG CTTGCCCCATCGTTGCCCTTGCAGGAGGACTTTGTCTATCACTGGAAGGCCATTACACATTATTACATTGAGACTTCTG ATGACAAAGCTCCAGTCACGGACACCAATATCCCATCCCACCTGGAACAGATGCTGGACATCCTGACccaagaggaagaggaaagagagtcTGGAGAGACCGGACCCTGCATGGAGTATCTCCTACATCATAAGATCCTGGAGACTCTCTACACCTTGGGCAAGGCAGAT TGTCCTCCAGGGATGAAGCAGCAGGTTCTTACCTTCTACACAAAGCTGCTAGCACACATTCGTCAACCTCTCCTGCCACACATCAATGTCCACAGACCTGTACAG AAACTCATCCGTCTGTGTGGGGAGGTATTGGCTGCTCCCACAGAAAATGAAGAGATTCAGTTCCTTTGTATAGTCTGTTCCAAACTGAAGCAGGACCCATACCTTGTTGACTTCTTCCTTGAG AACAAGTCTAAGAGACCTGATACAAAGACTTCTGGAGGGACGGAGGTGGTGAAGGACAATGTGTTGGCTCCAGACACTGGTCAGCCTTGGGCAGAGGAACAGGCTGAGCACCCAGAGCAGCCtcaggctgcagctgctgcctcGACCTCTTCAAGCAGTAACCATAATAACGGCAACAATTACAATCTTGTCACATCACTGCTTAACCTCACAAAGAGCCCT GATGGCAGGATAGTGGTGAAGGCCTGTGAGGGCCTGATGCTGCTGGTCAGTTTACCCGAGCCTGCGGCTGCTAAGTGTTTAACTGAAAACACTGAGCTCTGTGAGctcctgactgacaggctggTCTCCTTTTATAAAGCCCTGCCACAGTCCATGGACCCCTTGGACATTGAGACAGTGGAGTCAGTCAACTGGGG tcTGGATGTGTATAACCTGAAGGAGGATGCTGCTGTCTTCACAGGGAAGAGGGCTCTCATCTCCTTCCTGTCGTGGCTAGATTACTGTGACCAACTCATCAAGGAGGCTCAGAAG TCAGCGGCGGCAGTTATGGCAAAAGCTGTGAGAGAAAAATTCTTTGTGTCTGTTATGGAACCACAGCTCATGCAGAC GTCCGAGGTGGGCATCCTCACCTCCACTGCCCTGCTGAACAGGATCATCAGGCAGGTGACGTCGGAGGCTTTAATGCAGGAGATGATTTACTTCTTgctgggagaggagagggagccAGAGACTCAAGCCACTATGGCTCAGAATCCACTCAGACACAGACTCATTGAGCACTGCGACCACCTGTCAGATGAG ATTAGCATCATGACGCTGAGGCTGTTTGAGCAGCTGATCCAGAAGCCCAACCAGCACATCCTCCAAAGCTTGTTGCTGCGTAGCCTGGAAGAGAGGAACTACCTGGAGAACAAACCACAGGAGGAGCGGGAGCCCTTGGAGAACGGGCAGCCCCATGATGCTGT AGACCTTGAGGAGGATCCACTGTTTGGGGATGACCTCTCTCCAGACAGCCGGCTGTCTGGTTCGGATTGGCTCAGCTCCTCACCCCCACAGAGTCCTGACCACTCAAAGTGTGACGGGAAGACAGAGGTCCACAAAATTGTCAACAG TTTCCTGTGTTTGGTGCCGGATGAGGCAAAGTCATCTTATCATGTTGAAGGCACAGGCTATGACACCTACCTCAGAGATGCCCACAGACAG TTCAGGGACTATTGTGGGGTCTGCCAGCGGTGGGACTGGAGGGGAAATCCAAAGCCGCTGGAGAAGTGTAACTTGGACAGCCCGTTCTTCGAGGGCCACTTCCTCAAGGTCCTCTTCGACAGGATGGGCCGCATCCTAGATCAG cCGTACGATGTCAACCTGCAGGTGACCGCTGTGCTGTCCAAGCTGTCTATGTTTCCACACCCCCACCTGCACGAGTACCTGCTGGACCCTTACATCAACCTGGCCCCTGGCTGCAGGTCTCTGTTCTCCGTCATCGTCCGG GTGGTGGGAGATCTCATGCTGAGGATTCAGCGCATTCCAGACTTCACACCCAAACTGCTGCTTGTGAGGAAGAGACTATTGGGTCTGGAGCCGGAGGGCATCAA CATCGATCACATGACTCTGCTGGAGGGAGTGATCGTACTGGAGGAGTTCTGCAAAGAGCTGGCAGCCATCGCCTTCGTCAAATACCACGCGGCTGCCGCCTCCTCACCGTAA